Within Winogradskyella helgolandensis, the genomic segment AACCTCCTGCTGTTCCGATATTTAAAATGTGTTCAGAATTTAAATCGTTAAACTTAAAAGACGTCATAGGAATATTACCATTTTCCTTTTCAATAATTTCGTAATCTACTATACCTTTATTTCTTAGGTAATCCTCAATAGCCTTTTCATAATCAGAATATTTCAACAATTCTTTCGAAAACAACGTATATTCAAATAAGGCTGTTTTTTTATCTATGGGTAAAATATACATAAAACGCGTGTTTCCGTTTTGTGGTACCGAAAAATCCATAATTGTGGCTGCAGAATCATCAAACGAATCGACTTTTGTCTTCACAAACCAACCCACAAAATGCTGATGTATTAAAGGGTACTTGTTTTGTGATTTATAAAACTCAAGATTTGGCAAACTATTAAAGAGCTTTGCCCCAAAATAAGTGTCCGTTTTTGTGGCTACTTCTACACCCGATTTTAATTCTGTAAAACTATCGACTACGGCTTCAATAAAACTAAAATTAGATTTAGAATTTACGCTAGTCCAAAGCGACTTATAAAAAGCGTCACTTCTGATCATTTTGTATTGAAATGGAGAAATAGGAATGATTTTAGAAAACGATTGACTACCAAAAAAAACACTAGACCAAGTTTTAGTTAAGTATGCATCCCATTCACCTACTCCATTTTCCCAATAGCACCACGTTCTGTCATTGCCTTTATCTTGTGTTTGGTCTATAATTAAAATAGATTTATCATTAAAAAAGGGATCTTGCGACATCCGGTATGCCAGCAATAATCCTGAAGCTCCTGCTCCTAATATGATGTAATCGTATGTAATCACAGTGGTCATTAATTTTAAAAGCAAAAGTAAATCATTTTGTTTGGTTACATGATTCCTACGCATAGGTTGTGACAAAAATTAACGAATTGACTCTATATAATAATTCAACACGCTTCATTTAGTGTTTGTTATAAAAACCTATCTTTACAATACAACATCACTTCATACTTATAATAACCTGTTTTAATTACAGGGTATAAGTAATAAATGTTACGCTATAACGAGTTGGCTGCAATTTGAGAAACACCAGAATTGAAATGAATATTTGGAAACCAATAACCGAAAAAGAACTCTATTCTGAAATTTGGAAAACTGAATCTGAATTAGAAGAAAAGCATCTGAATTTTTGGAATTTAATAAACATAAGTCCTGAAAAATGGAGCGAACCAACTTTCGGTAATGAAGGTGGTGGATTTTGGGTTGTTGCGATTTGTGGTCGGAAAATAATTTGGTTTAATGATATTGAGGAAGGATTTAATATTTCTAACTATACTGAATACGGAAAAATAAACGAATATTACTGCAACCAAGATGAATTGAATATTGCGGTTTTGAGACTATTTGAATTAATAAATTTTGGTGGAGAAATTAACGGACAAGCTGAACCACCAATGAAACTATAAAAACGGCATACAACACAGTATAAAATAATTGCGGTTTAGTGCTTAATCAAAGGGCGTTGCTTGTTTGCATGCGAGGATTTTTTTACACAAACGTTGTACGCAATGTTGGAAATCAGATTAAAAATGATGAAAAAACTTTTAATAATATTTCTTTTACCACTTTTTGGCTATTCTCAAAATTCTGAAATTAAACCATATATCGATTTTTTAGAAAAAGCAGAAAAGAAATCTGCTAAAGATTACATCGT encodes:
- a CDS encoding lycopene cyclase family protein, producing the protein MRRNHVTKQNDLLLLLKLMTTVITYDYIILGAGASGLLLAYRMSQDPFFNDKSILIIDQTQDKGNDRTWCYWENGVGEWDAYLTKTWSSVFFGSQSFSKIIPISPFQYKMIRSDAFYKSLWTSVNSKSNFSFIEAVVDSFTELKSGVEVATKTDTYFGAKLFNSLPNLEFYKSQNKYPLIHQHFVGWFVKTKVDSFDDSAATIMDFSVPQNGNTRFMYILPIDKKTALFEYTLFSKELLKYSDYEKAIEDYLRNKGIVDYEIIEKENGNIPMTSFKFNDLNSEHILNIGTAGGWTKASTGYTFMNTAKKTKEVVAFLKKEDDLSTFDKRTKYRFYDLIFLDVLAHHNNEGAALFASMFRKADIKTIFRFLDEDSTLLEDLKIILSVPPKRFIQAFFKRLF